From the genome of Sulfitobacter sp. DSM 110093, one region includes:
- the phaC gene encoding class I poly(R)-hydroxyalkanoic acid synthase, which yields MTTESENSDPTVPAALSRMAQNLKKVEALTERLTRVMASREGHQPALDAPNQQLFAKAAQSYWAEAMTNPARLMEHQMGYWTKSVTHFVEAQQALASGAVAPVADDSVPDKRFANPLWQTHPYFNFMKQQYLINAEALRQAVEDAQDMDPAEKKRLVYFSQQIIAMMSPTNFLATNPDVLERAVETEGESLVKGLENLIADLEANNGELVVKLADDSAFELGRNIATTPGKVVFRNRMFELIQYTPSTEEVHKTPLLIFPPWINKFYILDLKAQNSLVKWLVDQGYTLFVVSWVNPDASYAQIGMEDYVEEGYLTAIEEVKAITDEKRVNVVGYCIAGTTLALTLSLLKKRGDPSIKSATFFTALTDFSDQGEFQPFLTNDFIDGIEAETADKGILPSVVMARTFSFLRSNDLVYGPAVRSYMMGETPPAFDLLYWNGDGANLPGQMAMQYLRGLCQRNELAEGGFKLLGERLTLDDIDVPLCAIACETDHIAPWKDCYRGVQRMGSEDKTFIMAQSGHIAGIVNPPSRNKYGHYVNGDLGQDFAAWREAAKFHEGSWWPRWGKWLAKRAGKMIPARFPGDGGRETLADAPGDYVARKASD from the coding sequence ATGACAACAGAATCCGAAAATTCAGACCCAACGGTACCGGCAGCACTGTCGCGGATGGCCCAAAACCTTAAGAAAGTTGAGGCGTTAACCGAACGTCTGACCCGCGTGATGGCCTCTCGCGAGGGGCACCAGCCCGCACTGGATGCGCCCAATCAACAGCTTTTTGCGAAGGCCGCGCAGTCCTATTGGGCCGAAGCGATGACCAATCCGGCACGTTTGATGGAGCATCAAATGGGCTATTGGACCAAATCGGTCACCCATTTCGTCGAGGCGCAGCAGGCGCTCGCCAGCGGTGCGGTGGCCCCGGTGGCGGATGACAGCGTGCCCGACAAACGCTTTGCCAATCCGCTGTGGCAGACCCATCCCTATTTTAACTTCATGAAACAGCAGTATCTGATCAACGCCGAGGCTCTGCGCCAAGCCGTCGAAGACGCCCAAGACATGGACCCTGCGGAAAAGAAGCGGCTGGTCTATTTCAGCCAGCAGATCATCGCGATGATGTCGCCGACCAATTTCCTTGCCACCAACCCTGACGTGTTGGAGCGCGCGGTTGAGACCGAGGGCGAAAGCCTTGTGAAGGGGCTTGAGAACTTGATCGCTGATCTAGAGGCGAACAACGGCGAGTTGGTCGTGAAGCTGGCCGATGACAGCGCGTTTGAACTGGGCCGTAACATCGCAACCACGCCGGGCAAGGTAGTGTTTCGCAACCGCATGTTCGAGTTGATCCAATACACCCCCAGCACCGAAGAGGTGCACAAAACCCCGCTACTGATCTTTCCGCCTTGGATCAACAAATTCTACATCCTCGACCTCAAGGCCCAGAACAGCCTTGTGAAATGGCTGGTCGATCAGGGCTATACGCTTTTTGTGGTGTCATGGGTCAACCCCGATGCCAGCTATGCGCAGATCGGGATGGAAGATTACGTCGAAGAGGGCTACCTTACTGCCATCGAAGAGGTGAAGGCGATCACCGACGAAAAGCGCGTGAATGTCGTAGGCTATTGTATTGCCGGGACCACATTGGCGCTGACACTGTCGCTGCTGAAAAAGCGCGGCGACCCGTCGATCAAATCGGCGACTTTCTTCACCGCGCTTACTGATTTTTCGGATCAGGGCGAATTCCAGCCCTTCCTTACCAATGACTTCATCGACGGGATCGAAGCCGAGACGGCGGACAAGGGCATTCTTCCGTCGGTGGTCATGGCGCGCACCTTTTCCTTCTTACGCTCGAATGATCTGGTCTACGGCCCTGCCGTGCGCAGCTATATGATGGGAGAGACGCCTCCGGCCTTTGATCTGCTTTACTGGAACGGGGACGGGGCCAACCTGCCGGGGCAGATGGCGATGCAATATCTGCGCGGGTTGTGTCAGCGCAATGAATTGGCCGAGGGTGGTTTTAAACTGTTGGGAGAGCGGCTCACGCTGGATGATATCGACGTACCGCTTTGCGCGATCGCCTGTGAAACCGACCATATCGCGCCGTGGAAAGATTGCTATCGCGGCGTGCAGCGGATGGGGTCCGAGGACAAAACCTTTATCATGGCGCAGTCCGGCCATATCGCGGGGATCGTGAACCCACCCAGCCGCAACAAATACGGCCACTATGTTAACGGCGATCTGGGGCAAGACTTCGCGGCATGGCGCGAGGCGGCAAAGTTCCACGAGGGCTCTTGGTGGCCACGTTGGGGCAAGTGGCTGGCCAAACGCGCAGGCAAGATGATTCCCGCGCGTTTCCCCGGGGACGGCGGGCGTGAAACCCTTGCCGATGCGCCGGGTGATTATGTGGCCCGCAAGGCAAGCGATTGA
- a CDS encoding phasin family protein, whose product MTNTPDMTAMFKDVLGAFPMDNSAMKDAFKNTATLNEKLSGVAFDAADKSADISSAWTKDTLTRLTAMTTAKTEPTDYAKAMTEFASASAEAAAEHMAAFAEVAKKVQMETVELMMSAGKDLQNEATATATKTAEKVQTAAHKPATK is encoded by the coding sequence ATGACCAATACACCTGATATGACCGCGATGTTCAAAGACGTTCTGGGCGCTTTCCCTATGGATAACTCCGCCATGAAAGACGCGTTCAAGAACACAGCAACTCTTAACGAGAAACTGTCCGGCGTTGCGTTTGACGCGGCCGATAAATCCGCTGACATCTCCTCCGCTTGGACCAAAGACACGCTGACCCGCCTGACCGCGATGACCACAGCGAAGACCGAGCCGACAGACTACGCCAAAGCGATGACCGAATTTGCATCCGCTTCCGCCGAAGCCGCAGCCGAGCATATGGCCGCCTTTGCCGAAGTTGCGAAGAAAGTTCAGATGGAAACTGTTGAGTTGATGATGTCGGCTGGCAAAGACCTGCAGAACGAAGCGACTGCAACAGCGACTAAGACAGCTGAAAAAGTTCAGACCGCAGCGCATAAGCCTGCCACGAAGTAA
- the phaR gene encoding polyhydroxyalkanoate synthesis repressor PhaR, translating into MAEKPKPLLIKRYASRRLYNTETSDYVTLEDIAGFIRDGREVQIVDLKSGDDLTRQYLLQIIAEHESRGEAVLPVDVLTDLVRSYMSGNVSVVPQFLQTSFDMLRDGQSKVVENMSAMNPMAKMPGMEAMQAQQEAFMKAMTGGWAKSTAPEPPNQQSEQGDDLEAIKKQLAELQDKLSKMN; encoded by the coding sequence ATGGCGGAGAAACCAAAGCCCTTGCTGATAAAGCGCTATGCCAGCCGCAGGCTCTACAACACCGAGACCAGCGATTACGTCACATTAGAAGACATCGCCGGTTTCATCCGTGATGGCCGGGAAGTTCAGATTGTTGATCTGAAGTCGGGTGATGATCTGACCCGGCAGTATCTTCTGCAAATCATAGCTGAACACGAAAGCCGCGGCGAAGCCGTCTTGCCTGTCGATGTGCTCACCGATTTGGTGCGCAGTTATATGTCGGGCAATGTTTCGGTTGTGCCGCAGTTCTTGCAAACATCCTTCGACATGCTGCGCGATGGGCAAAGCAAGGTGGTCGAAAATATGAGTGCGATGAACCCAATGGCCAAGATGCCCGGCATGGAAGCGATGCAGGCGCAGCAAGAAGCCTTTATGAAAGCAATGACCGGCGGCTGGGCCAAATCCACCGCGCCAGAGCCGCCGAACCAGCAGTCGGAACAGGGCGATGATCTGGAAGCGATCAAAAAGCAGTTGGCAGAGTTGCAGGATAAATTGTCAAAGATGAACTGA
- a CDS encoding aminotransferase class I/II-fold pyridoxal phosphate-dependent enzyme yields the protein MALPDMHRAEPIPAEAEAAIAELLQNGDLFRYTAAKDAPVSLLEVEFAHMMGSKYALAVSSCSAALFLSLLALDLPKNAEVLIPGFTFAAVPSAVIHAGCKPVLCEVGENYRVDLEDFAAKLPSVQAVIISHMRGHTSDMDAIMGLCEAAGVPVIEDAAHSLGTLWRGRKIGTIGKVGCFSFQSYKMINAGEGGILITDDSDLVARAIIMSGAYEHNWKKHAALQDSFAKWQNRLPLYNLRMSNLSAAIIRPQLPHLPRRVADGLRNHDHMAARLAASPLIDVPSPLPGETRAPDSIQFNLVGLSDAKVRAFAETAETAGVKVQVFGQSTDNARAFWNWQFIEDLPDLPRTRAMLMRACDVRLPVQLTLAEIDAVADVILRALADVADARAA from the coding sequence ATGGCTTTGCCCGACATGCACCGCGCTGAACCAATCCCCGCCGAGGCCGAGGCCGCCATTGCAGAGCTTTTGCAAAACGGTGATCTTTTTCGCTACACCGCCGCCAAGGACGCACCTGTCTCGCTTCTAGAGGTCGAGTTCGCACATATGATGGGCAGCAAATATGCGCTGGCCGTGTCGTCTTGCTCCGCCGCGCTATTCCTGTCGTTGCTGGCACTGGATTTGCCCAAAAACGCAGAAGTACTTATCCCCGGTTTCACCTTCGCCGCCGTGCCATCAGCGGTGATCCACGCAGGCTGCAAGCCGGTGCTGTGCGAAGTAGGTGAAAACTACCGCGTCGATTTGGAGGATTTCGCCGCCAAACTGCCGAGCGTTCAGGCCGTGATCATCAGCCATATGCGGGGGCATACGTCGGATATGGATGCGATCATGGGGCTTTGCGAGGCCGCTGGCGTGCCGGTGATCGAAGACGCCGCCCATTCGCTGGGCACGCTCTGGCGGGGACGGAAAATCGGGACCATCGGCAAGGTCGGCTGTTTCTCTTTCCAGTCCTACAAGATGATCAATGCGGGCGAAGGCGGGATCCTGATCACCGACGACTCCGATCTGGTGGCGCGTGCGATCATCATGTCGGGCGCTTATGAGCATAACTGGAAGAAACATGCCGCCCTACAGGACAGCTTTGCCAAGTGGCAGAACCGCCTGCCACTCTATAATCTGCGCATGTCGAACCTTTCGGCTGCGATTATCCGCCCGCAGCTGCCGCATCTGCCGCGCCGCGTGGCTGACGGTTTGCGCAACCACGATCACATGGCCGCCCGGCTTGCGGCCTCGCCCCTGATCGACGTGCCCAGCCCCCTCCCCGGAGAGACGCGCGCCCCGGATTCGATCCAATTCAATCTGGTCGGCCTGTCCGACGCAAAGGTCCGTGCCTTTGCTGAAACGGCAGAGACGGCAGGCGTCAAAGTACAGGTCTTTGGCCAAAGCACCGACAACGCCCGCGCCTTTTGGAACTGGCAATTCATCGAAGACCTACCCGACCTGCCCCGCACACGTGCCATGCTGATGCGTGCATGTGATGTGCGCCTGCCGGTGCAATTAACCCTGGCCGAGATCGACGCGGTGGCGGATGTGATCCTTAGGGCATTGGCTGATGTTGCCGACGCGCGGGCGGCGTAA
- a CDS encoding FAD-binding oxidoreductase, which produces MNLLYANDTPGQYPTSWYAATATKHRAHPPLQGDTKADVCVVGGGYTGLSAALHLAEAGYDVVLLDAQRVGFGASGRNGGQLGSGQRVEQDGLEKMLGQEHASKLWEMGQEAKALVKSLIAKHEIDCHLKPGVAWTGSTASDVRHLHDYAEHLQKHYGYDEIEVLDHTALQSVCPSPDYKGGVLDMGAAHLHPLNYALGLARAAAAAGVRIHETSPAENIVEGSKAIVQTATGSVTADHVVLACNGYLGNLNGEVAARVMPINNFIAATEPLGDRVKDVLPRDVAVADSRFVVNYFRLSNDGRLLFGGGESYGYRFPQDIAAKVRKPMSQVFPQLKDVKIDYAWGGTLGITMKRLPYVARLAPKILSASGYSGHGVGTATHAGYLMAKAIEGNADGFDTMAAIPTQAFPGGASLRSPLLVLAMLWYATRDRLGI; this is translated from the coding sequence ATGAACCTGCTCTACGCCAACGACACGCCCGGCCAATACCCCACCAGCTGGTACGCCGCGACCGCCACAAAGCACAGGGCCCACCCGCCGCTTCAGGGGGATACCAAAGCCGATGTCTGTGTCGTTGGCGGGGGCTATACCGGCCTTTCGGCCGCGCTGCATCTGGCCGAGGCGGGCTATGACGTGGTGCTTTTGGACGCGCAGCGCGTGGGGTTCGGTGCGTCGGGCCGCAATGGCGGGCAGTTGGGGTCGGGCCAGCGGGTTGAGCAGGACGGTCTGGAAAAGATGCTGGGGCAAGAGCATGCCAGCAAGCTGTGGGAGATGGGGCAAGAGGCCAAGGCGCTGGTCAAATCGCTGATCGCAAAGCATGAGATCGACTGCCACCTGAAACCCGGCGTGGCATGGACCGGATCGACCGCCTCTGACGTGCGGCATCTGCACGACTATGCGGAACATCTGCAAAAACACTACGGTTATGATGAGATTGAGGTGTTGGATCACACCGCGCTGCAATCCGTCTGCCCCTCGCCCGACTACAAAGGCGGTGTGCTAGATATGGGGGCGGCGCATCTGCATCCGCTGAACTATGCGCTTGGCCTTGCCCGAGCCGCCGCTGCCGCAGGCGTGCGTATCCATGAAACAAGCCCCGCCGAGAATATCGTCGAAGGTAGCAAAGCCATTGTGCAGACTGCCACCGGCAGCGTCACCGCCGACCATGTGGTGCTGGCCTGCAATGGCTATCTGGGCAATTTGAATGGGGAAGTGGCGGCGCGAGTCATGCCGATCAACAACTTCATTGCCGCAACAGAACCCTTGGGAGACCGGGTGAAAGACGTGCTGCCGCGTGATGTGGCCGTGGCCGACAGCCGATTTGTCGTGAACTACTTCCGCCTGTCGAATGACGGTCGGCTGCTTTTTGGTGGCGGCGAAAGCTATGGCTACCGCTTTCCGCAAGACATCGCCGCGAAGGTGCGCAAACCGATGTCGCAGGTCTTTCCGCAGTTGAAGGACGTGAAGATCGACTATGCTTGGGGCGGCACCCTTGGCATTACCATGAAACGCCTGCCTTATGTCGCGCGGCTTGCGCCCAAGATCCTCTCGGCCTCGGGCTACTCTGGCCACGGCGTCGGTACGGCGACCCACGCGGGCTATTTGATGGCCAAGGCGATCGAAGGCAATGCCGATGGGTTCGACACGATGGCCGCGATCCCGACGCAGGCTTTCCCCGGCGGCGCGTCGCTGCGCAGCCCGCTTTTGGTGCTAGCCATGCTTTGGTACGCGACGCGGGATCGGCTCGGGATTTGA
- a CDS encoding glutamine synthetase family protein, with protein MAEDWTEALPEAARAYLEGRRLDEVECIIPDLPGIARGKAVPASKFARQDYFHLPDSIFYQTITGEWGEAAGDDGFIEKDMILRPDMDTATAAPWTGDWTLQVIHDAYDRNNEPVAYSPRNVLKRVVQLYRDKGWEPVVAPEMEFFLVARNIDPAKEIQPMMGRSGRPAAARQAYSMTAVDEFGPVIDDIYDFAEAQGFEIDGITQEGGAGQLEINLQHGDPVRLADEVFYFKRLIREAAMRHECYATFMAKPIADEPGSAMHIHHSVLDVKTGENIFVDADGEETAPFKHFIAGLQNHMPSALAVIAPYVNSYRRYVKDHAAPINLEWGRDNRTTGIRVPLSGPKSRRVENRLAGMDCNPYLGIAASLACGYLGLTQQKDPLPEFKGDAYVGEGDIPQVLGQALDLFEEATELHEALGPDFARVYSIVKRAEYEEFLQVISPWEREHLLMNV; from the coding sequence ATGGCCGAGGATTGGACAGAAGCACTACCCGAAGCGGCGCGCGCCTATCTTGAGGGCCGGCGTCTGGACGAAGTGGAATGTATCATCCCCGACCTGCCCGGCATCGCCCGCGGCAAGGCCGTCCCGGCATCGAAATTCGCGCGGCAGGATTACTTTCACCTGCCCGACAGCATCTTTTACCAGACCATCACCGGTGAATGGGGCGAAGCGGCGGGCGACGATGGGTTCATCGAAAAAGACATGATCCTACGCCCGGACATGGACACGGCCACCGCCGCCCCATGGACCGGGGACTGGACGCTTCAGGTCATCCACGACGCCTATGACCGCAACAATGAGCCGGTGGCCTATTCGCCGCGCAATGTGCTTAAGCGGGTGGTGCAGCTTTATCGCGACAAGGGGTGGGAGCCTGTGGTGGCCCCTGAGATGGAATTCTTCCTTGTGGCCCGCAACATCGATCCGGCCAAGGAAATTCAGCCGATGATGGGCCGCTCGGGCCGCCCCGCAGCGGCGCGGCAGGCCTATTCGATGACCGCCGTGGATGAATTCGGCCCAGTCATCGACGACATCTATGACTTTGCCGAGGCGCAGGGGTTTGAAATCGACGGCATCACCCAAGAAGGCGGTGCTGGCCAGCTTGAGATCAATCTGCAACACGGCGATCCGGTACGGCTCGCCGATGAGGTCTTCTACTTCAAACGCCTGATCCGCGAAGCGGCGATGCGGCACGAGTGCTATGCCACCTTTATGGCCAAACCCATTGCCGATGAGCCGGGCAGCGCGATGCACATCCACCATTCGGTGCTGGACGTAAAAACCGGCGAAAACATCTTTGTCGATGCGGATGGGGAAGAGACTGCGCCCTTCAAGCACTTCATCGCCGGGCTGCAAAACCACATGCCCTCGGCGCTGGCCGTGATCGCGCCCTACGTCAACTCCTACCGCCGCTACGTCAAGGATCACGCCGCGCCGATCAACCTTGAGTGGGGCCGCGACAACCGGACCACCGGCATCCGCGTGCCGCTCTCGGGGCCAAAATCGCGCCGGGTTGAGAACCGCCTTGCGGGGATGGATTGCAACCCCTACCTCGGCATCGCTGCCAGCCTCGCCTGCGGCTATCTGGGGCTGACCCAGCAGAAAGACCCGCTGCCCGAATTCAAGGGCGACGCCTATGTCGGCGAAGGGGACATCCCCCAAGTTCTGGGCCAAGCGCTTGATCTGTTTGAAGAAGCCACGGAGCTGCATGAGGCTTTGGGGCCCGATTTCGCCCGCGTATATTCCATAGTGAAACGGGCGGAATATGAGGAGTTCCTTCAGGTAATCTCGCCTTGGGAACGTGAACATCTGCTGATGAACGTCTAA
- a CDS encoding type 1 glutamine amidotransferase — protein MKIGILQTGHSPDDFREQLGDYGEMFTKLLDGHDFDFQIWSVVDGILPEGVDEADGWLITGSKHGAYEDHDWIPPLEDFIRETYADGSPMIGVCFGHQVIAQALGGKVEKFTGGWSIGRTEYDMDGDKLALNAWHQDQVVALPKGAKVVASSDFCPYAALAYDNRIWTVQPHPEFGHDFIDGLIKTRGKGVVPDHQLEQATAALGGPIDNQKIADQMAAFFKDNRKERA, from the coding sequence ATGAAAATTGGTATTCTGCAAACCGGCCACTCCCCTGACGACTTCCGCGAACAGCTGGGCGACTATGGTGAGATGTTCACCAAGCTGCTGGACGGTCATGACTTTGACTTTCAAATTTGGTCGGTCGTCGATGGGATCTTGCCCGAAGGGGTGGATGAGGCCGATGGCTGGCTCATCACCGGGTCCAAACACGGCGCTTACGAAGATCACGACTGGATCCCGCCGCTGGAAGACTTCATCCGCGAGACCTATGCTGATGGCAGCCCGATGATTGGCGTCTGTTTCGGCCATCAGGTCATCGCCCAAGCGCTTGGTGGCAAGGTCGAAAAGTTCACCGGCGGCTGGTCCATTGGCCGCACGGAATACGACATGGACGGAGACAAGCTGGCGCTCAACGCATGGCATCAAGATCAGGTTGTCGCACTGCCCAAAGGTGCCAAGGTCGTTGCCTCATCTGATTTCTGCCCCTATGCGGCGCTGGCCTATGACAACCGCATCTGGACGGTTCAGCCACACCCCGAGTTCGGGCATGATTTCATCGACGGCTTGATCAAAACCCGTGGCAAGGGCGTGGTGCCGGACCACCAGCTTGAACAGGCCACCGCCGCGCTTGGTGGCCCCATTGATAACCAAAAAATCGCGGACCAAATGGCCGCATTCTTTAAAGACAACAGGAAAGAGAGGGCCTGA
- a CDS encoding glutamine synthetase family protein — MNNWLRKHPQVRTIRVAAADLNGQARGKRIPVRFADKVTTEGTRFPVSVLNLDIWGEDIDDSPLVFETGDADGVLKPTERGFMPMPWLDAPSALLPIWMFREDGRPYPGDPRHALRAVLDRYKARGLTPVCAVELEFFLIDDSGRNLQVPVSPRSGKRRKAAETMSIRALDQFDLFFTDLYDACEEMDIPADTAISEAGLGQFEINLMHCDDALRAADDAWLFKMLVKGLARRHGFAASFMAKPYEDYSGSGLHTHFSVLDENGDNIFDDDGPRGTDTLRHAVAGCMNAMRGSALVFCPHANSFDRMVPESHAPTGVCWAYENRTAAIRIPSGSHKARRIEHRVSGGDVNPYLMLAAVLGAALNGIEDGAEPPAPITGNAYAADLPRMPSDWKTAIDLFESCPHVARIFAPEMVRNFVLTKRQELHYMQELTPEEQVEIYLDTV, encoded by the coding sequence ATGAACAACTGGCTTCGCAAACATCCCCAAGTCCGCACGATTCGTGTGGCCGCTGCTGATTTGAACGGTCAGGCGCGAGGCAAACGCATTCCCGTCCGTTTTGCCGATAAGGTAACCACCGAAGGCACGCGCTTTCCTGTTTCTGTGCTGAACCTCGACATCTGGGGCGAAGACATCGACGACAGCCCACTGGTGTTCGAGACCGGCGATGCGGATGGCGTGCTGAAACCGACCGAGCGGGGCTTTATGCCGATGCCGTGGCTCGACGCGCCTTCGGCCCTGCTGCCGATTTGGATGTTCCGCGAAGATGGCCGCCCCTACCCCGGCGATCCGCGCCATGCGTTGCGCGCCGTGCTTGACCGCTACAAGGCGCGCGGGCTGACACCCGTCTGCGCCGTGGAACTGGAATTCTTCCTGATCGACGATTCTGGGCGTAATTTGCAGGTACCTGTCTCCCCCCGTTCCGGCAAGCGGCGCAAGGCGGCTGAAACCATGTCGATCCGCGCACTCGACCAGTTCGATCTGTTCTTCACCGATCTCTATGATGCCTGCGAAGAGATGGACATTCCCGCCGACACCGCCATTTCCGAGGCAGGTCTGGGCCAGTTCGAAATCAACCTGATGCATTGCGACGATGCCCTGCGCGCCGCCGACGACGCATGGCTGTTCAAGATGCTGGTCAAAGGACTGGCGCGGCGGCACGGCTTTGCCGCAAGCTTTATGGCGAAGCCGTACGAGGATTACTCCGGCTCTGGCCTGCACACGCATTTCTCGGTGCTGGATGAAAATGGCGACAACATCTTTGACGATGACGGGCCCAGGGGGACCGACACGCTGCGCCACGCCGTTGCGGGCTGCATGAATGCGATGCGAGGCTCGGCGCTGGTGTTCTGCCCCCACGCCAACAGCTTTGACCGGATGGTGCCGGAATCCCACGCGCCCACCGGGGTATGCTGGGCCTATGAGAACCGCACCGCCGCGATCCGCATCCCCTCAGGCAGCCACAAGGCGCGGCGGATCGAACATCGGGTCTCTGGCGGAGACGTGAACCCCTATCTGATGCTGGCCGCCGTTTTGGGGGCCGCGCTTAACGGAATCGAAGACGGGGCAGAGCCGCCCGCTCCGATCACCGGCAACGCCTATGCCGCCGATCTGCCGCGCATGCCCAGCGATTGGAAAACCGCCATCGACCTGTTTGAAAGCTGCCCCCATGTCGCACGGATCTTCGCCCCCGAGATGGTCCGCAACTTCGTGCTGACGAAACGCCAAGAATTGCATTACATGCAGGAATTGACCCCAGAGGAACAGGTCGAGATCTATCTCGACACTGTGTAA
- a CDS encoding ABC transporter permease subunit (The N-terminal region of this protein, as described by TIGR01726, is a three transmembrane segment that identifies a subfamily of ABC transporter permease subunits, which specificities that include histidine, arginine, glutamine, glutamate, L-cystine (sic), the opines (in Agrobacterium) octopine and nopaline, etc.) encodes MSCLQTIQDYGLRSLGYGERLLPREGFTLCEQFTLIGSGMLWNIYFGVIALLTGFFFATALGAGKASPNPWFRKPAEWFIFIFRGSPLFIQFFFGYFLFLSLKSEYAFFAPFTAAWLGALIVLFLNTAAYSGEIFYGALQSIPKGDVEAADAYGLSGWSRFRRVIWPTSLRLAWPAYTNEAIFLFHATTLVFFSGFPAWQQRGDALYYASYFADKTFNPFVPYPILAGYFILLTLCIIGVFGLINSRLNRHLPQAQRRKIRLRPNLIR; translated from the coding sequence ATGAGCTGTCTGCAAACGATTCAGGACTACGGTCTGCGCTCTCTTGGCTATGGCGAACGGCTGCTGCCGCGCGAGGGTTTCACGCTCTGCGAACAGTTCACGCTGATCGGCTCAGGGATGCTGTGGAACATCTATTTCGGCGTCATCGCCCTGCTGACTGGGTTCTTCTTTGCCACCGCGCTTGGCGCCGGGAAGGCCAGTCCGAACCCTTGGTTCCGCAAACCCGCGGAATGGTTCATCTTCATCTTCCGTGGCTCACCACTCTTTATCCAATTCTTCTTTGGTTACTTCCTGTTTCTGTCGCTGAAGTCCGAATACGCCTTTTTCGCCCCCTTCACCGCGGCATGGCTAGGGGCGCTGATCGTGCTCTTTCTCAACACTGCCGCATATTCGGGCGAAATTTTTTACGGTGCGCTGCAATCCATCCCCAAGGGCGATGTGGAGGCTGCAGATGCCTATGGTCTGTCGGGTTGGTCGCGCTTTCGCCGGGTGATCTGGCCCACCTCGCTGCGTCTTGCTTGGCCCGCCTATACGAACGAGGCGATTTTCCTGTTTCATGCCACGACACTGGTGTTTTTCAGCGGTTTCCCGGCATGGCAACAGCGCGGTGATGCGCTCTATTACGCCAGCTATTTTGCCGACAAAACCTTCAACCCCTTCGTGCCCTATCCCATTCTTGCCGGTTATTTCATCCTTTTGACGCTCTGCATCATTGGCGTCTTCGGTTTGATCAATTCCCGCCTCAACCGGCACCTTCCACAGGCCCAACGCCGTAAAATTCGCTTGCGTCCTAATTTGATCCGGTAG
- a CDS encoding ABC transporter permease subunit encodes MFSFCTDPSILDDWFWFACYLTTGVHMSFYMSFLKVLLLLAVTAPVALAFGFGGAMMARARFAPLSWVGKGYIALVRGVPDIAFFLFFVIALDQGIEYLRHKALCSDWDMPIRQGSDFVVCQAAKMPLGNAAQWVHETYGFGLAVFTFAIVFGAFAANVMFGAMRAVPRPQIETAEAYGMTHRQTFWRVLVPQMWVYALPGLSNLWMVLIKATPLLFLLGVEDIVYWARELGGTKTPRFTDYPHPDWRMWYFLALLVFYLLFTRISEIALDRLMKRLTRGQATTGGEAQRRAGA; translated from the coding sequence ATGTTCTCTTTTTGCACTGACCCATCGATCTTGGACGACTGGTTCTGGTTCGCCTGTTACCTGACAACCGGCGTTCATATGTCGTTCTACATGTCCTTTCTCAAGGTCTTGTTGCTGCTTGCCGTGACCGCGCCCGTGGCGCTGGCTTTTGGCTTTGGTGGGGCCATGATGGCGCGCGCGCGGTTTGCGCCGCTCAGTTGGGTCGGCAAGGGCTATATCGCGCTGGTGCGCGGTGTGCCGGATATTGCATTCTTTCTATTCTTCGTCATCGCGCTGGATCAGGGCATCGAATACCTGCGTCACAAGGCGCTCTGTTCCGATTGGGACATGCCGATCCGTCAGGGCAGTGATTTCGTGGTCTGTCAGGCCGCCAAAATGCCTTTGGGCAACGCCGCGCAATGGGTGCATGAGACTTATGGCTTTGGACTTGCGGTATTCACCTTTGCTATCGTGTTCGGGGCTTTTGCGGCCAATGTGATGTTTGGTGCCATGCGCGCCGTACCGCGCCCGCAAATCGAGACGGCCGAGGCCTATGGCATGACGCATCGCCAGACCTTTTGGCGCGTGTTGGTGCCGCAGATGTGGGTCTATGCCCTGCCCGGCCTCAGCAACCTGTGGATGGTGCTGATCAAAGCCACGCCGCTGCTGTTTCTCTTGGGCGTTGAGGATATCGTCTATTGGGCGCGCGAACTGGGCGGCACCAAGACGCCGCGCTTTACCGACTATCCGCACCCCGACTGGCGCATGTGGTATTTCCTCGCGTTACTGGTGTTTTACCTTCTCTTTACCCGCATCTCTGAAATCGCGCTGGACCGGCTAATGAAACGACTGACGCGCGGCCAAGCCACCACAGGCGGCGAAGCACAGCGGAGGGCCGGCGCATGA